GGGCGATAAAGAGATTATCGAGTCCAACATCAAAGCCCTCGGTCTTGGCCGGCAGGCCGCCGCCGGCACCCAGTTCAAGCTTCAGCGCCTCCCCGATCCCAAAACGCCGGAAGGCAAGCAGATTTTAGTTCGCGGCAACGAGGCCATCAGCCTGGGCGCCCTGGCCGCCGGCCTCAACTTCTACGTCGGATACCCCATCTCTCCTGCCACCACCATCCTTGTCTGGATGGAGCGCAACCTGGTGGGCAAGGACAGGTTTGTATATCAAGTCAGCTCGGAAATCGAAGCCATCACCGCCATCCTGGGTGCGGGCTTCGCCGGCAAGAAGGCCATGACCGCCACCGCCGGCCCCGGCTTCAGCCTCATGAGCGAAGGCCTCGGCCTCGGCTGGATGGCGGAAATCCCCATCGTGGTCGTGGACGTCCAGCGCGGCGGCCCAGCCACCGGCCTCCCCACCAAGACGGAGCAGTCGGACCTCTTCAAATGCCTCCATCCCGCCCACGGCGACGTTGCCCTCCCCGTCATCGCCCCGGGCTCTGTCGAGGAGTGTTTCTACGCCGCCGTCACCGCCCTCAACTGGGCGGAGCGGTATCAAGGTCCCGTCATCCTCATGAACGAGATGGCTATGGCCGAGCGCGCCCAGAACATCCCCGCGCCGGACCTCTCCAAGCTCAAGGTCGAAAATCGAAAGGTCTATAAGGGCAGCAACGGCTATATGCGATACGAGGCCTCCACCGCCTCCCCCATGCCTATCCCCGGCGGCCCCGGCGCCTACGTCGCCAACGGTAGTGAACACGACGCCATCGGCGATACCACCCACCTGCCCCAGCGCCACATCCATATGACCGAGCGCCGCTTCAACAAGCTGAAGCTCCTCCACGACGGCTCTTTCGAGTCCGACAACTCCCGCGAGTCTATCGTGATCATGCCCTGGGGCGGCACCAAAGGCCCCGCCCTGGAGGCCTATCACCAGCTTCGCGCCGAGGGTGTCCCCATCGGCTGGAACTACACCATGTTCCTCCACCCCCTGCCTCCGGCCCTGCTGGAGGAGCTGCGAAAGAAAGAGCTGGTCATTGTTCCTGAGCTTAACTTCCAGGGTATGTGGTCCTCTATCCTGCGCTCCCACGGCGTCAAGGCCGAGTCCATTACCCAGTACACCGGCCTCCCCTTCAAAGTCCGGGACCTGGTGTCTCGCGTAAAGCAAAAGATACAGTCTAAACAGAGGATGGTAAGAGTATGAGCGCCAAGAATCCTGAATACGATTTTAAATGGTGCCCTGGCTGCGGCGACTTCGGCGTCCGCCGCGCCATCGAGTTTGCTATGCAAGAGTGGACCGTCTCTAAAGAGGTCCCCGCCGAGCGCAACGTGGTTGTCGCCGGCATCGGCTGCTCCGGCAACCTGGTCCACCTCCTGGAAGGCCCCCAGCCCTACGGCTTCCACGGCATCCACGGCCGCACTCTCCCCATAGCCCTGGGCGTCAAGATGGGCCGGCCCGACCTCAATGTCATGGTCGTCGCTGGCGATGGCGACTTCCTCAGCATCGGCATGGAGCACATCGCCCCCCAGGCCGCCCGGAACCTCAACGTCTGCGCCGTCATCATGGACAACGGCGTCTACGGCCTGACCAAAGGCCAGAGCTCCCCCACCACCAACCTGGGCGCCGTCACTAGCTCTACCCCCTACGGCAAGGCCGAGCAGGCCCT
This sequence is a window from SAR202 cluster bacterium. Protein-coding genes within it:
- a CDS encoding 2-oxoacid:ferredoxin oxidoreductase subunit beta, whose protein sequence is MSAKNPEYDFKWCPGCGDFGVRRAIEFAMQEWTVSKEVPAERNVVVAGIGCSGNLVHLLEGPQPYGFHGIHGRTLPIALGVKMGRPDLNVMVVAGDGDFLSIGMEHIAPQAARNLNVCAVIMDNGVYGLTKGQSSPTTNLGAVTSSTPYGKAEQALNPLDFYLSIGVSFIAGGFSGKPKDLAKLIVAGMEHPGFSIVHVQSPCTTYNDTFEILKGNPKKGLQPMMWDIPANHDASNREAAYKAANSGGWPIGILYKNTDRPSLDQQIDKLNQKVKPKSVQQLLDSYAI
- a CDS encoding 2-oxoacid:acceptor oxidoreductase subunit alpha, which translates into the protein MVDKQDLIVRFAGEGGQGVVTSAEGLAQAASQVGYHVLTYATFPSQILGGPTWTQTRVSTSPVLSTGDDLDVLVAFNKEGYDAHISELRKGGVVIYNSAEFQLPDDGRSFGMTVDEMAKSTGNTRAANMVIIGAIAHLVDMPQEYLEQFVTKRFTRGREGDKEIIESNIKALGLGRQAAAGTQFKLQRLPDPKTPEGKQILVRGNEAISLGALAAGLNFYVGYPISPATTILVWMERNLVGKDRFVYQVSSEIEAITAILGAGFAGKKAMTATAGPGFSLMSEGLGLGWMAEIPIVVVDVQRGGPATGLPTKTEQSDLFKCLHPAHGDVALPVIAPGSVEECFYAAVTALNWAERYQGPVILMNEMAMAERAQNIPAPDLSKLKVENRKVYKGSNGYMRYEASTASPMPIPGGPGAYVANGSEHDAIGDTTHLPQRHIHMTERRFNKLKLLHDGSFESDNSRESIVIMPWGGTKGPALEAYHQLRAEGVPIGWNYTMFLHPLPPALLEELRKKELVIVPELNFQGMWSSILRSHGVKAESITQYTGLPFKVRDLVSRVKQKIQSKQRMVRV